The sequence TGCATTCATTAAATATGAACGACCAAGAAATCATTGATAGCTTTAAAAACTATGTCAAACAAAAGGATGAGGACGATGAGTAAGGTACTAGAAATTAAAGATCTTCGATATAAGAAGAATCACAAAATAATTTTAGACAAGGTCAATTTAAGTCTAGACAACGGGAAAATTGTCGGCCTACTCGGAGCTAATGGAGCAGGTAAAACGACTTTGATGCGCTTGATAGTTGGACTGAACTCTAGGACATCCGGTCAGATTACCGTTGCGGGAATTGACAGTAAAGAAGCCATCAAATCTTGTGTCAGCACAACTTATTCACTCAAGAGTGCTTTTAAAGATATTTTTGCTGGAAGTTGGTTTGAACGCAATCGTATCAAAGATATTGTTAAATTTTATCAGACCGTTTACCCTGATTTTTCCATGGAAAAATATCAAGAGATGGCTGATTTTCTAGCTATTAATAATCGAAAAAATCTAAAGAATTTATCAACCGGTGAGACTGAAAAATTAACGATTGCATTAACTTTAGCACGTCAAGTTCCACTTTATTTATTGGATGAACCTCTGAATGGAATTGACATTATAACACGTAAAAAGATTATTAAGAGCATTATTCAATGGAAAAATGATGATGCCACAATGATAATTAGTTCTCATTATGTTAAAGAAATTGCTGCTTTGTTGGATGACGTGATTATTATCAAGAATCAAACCGTTTATGAAGTAGATTCAGTTGAAGAAATTCAAGCAAAGTATCACTTGGGTATTGAAGCTTACTATGAAGAAGTTTACGAAGGGGGTACAGACGATGAGTAGTATTAGTCGAGTTAATAAAAATTTGTTTCGTCAACGTGGAAAGATAATTTCATTGATATTGGGTTTTCACGCATTAGCTCTACTATTAATGATTCTTTATAAGAAAATCTTCAATATTACTGATTCCACGAGTTTAACTGGTGGCGTTTTTATAGCCGTGATTATCGGTGTAGTCTTTTTGGTAATGTCAGTCATTAATATTTGTGACAGCAGCAAGTATCGGTTGATTCCTATTAGTGACAAAGGACTTTATTTCAGCAATTTTTTATCAGCCTTTTTCGTCGTAATTTATTTACTAGTCGGGGAGGCAATTGTCTATTTTGTTGCTTATGCGATTTTTCCAAATCCATATGACCAAATTATGATTAAAGATTTCAGTGCCGGCCAGTATTGGTTCAAATTTGAAGTAGTTATAGCAATTGTTTTAGGGATCATGTTGATTTTAGTTGGTAGTGTTGTAATTCGGTTATTAGTTTCTCTAGTAGGAGATTTTTTACCAATTAAAAAACAAACTTTTGCGACAGTGATTTTAACTTTAATTGTGATTTGGGGCGTTATGGTGGCGTTCAATGCTATTACTGCCAACACTTTGATCCTTTTAGGTGTAAGAGAAGTTACTACTAGTTTCAGTAGTGTCGTGAGAATGCTCAATATGAGTTTGTTCATACTATTAATTTGGAATATTGTTTTAACATTTTTGAATTTATATCTATTAAATAGATGGTCAGAAGCAACTAAGTAAAAAGGAGGAGATAAAATGGCAGAATTACTTAAAATAAACAATTTAACGTACAAGAAAAACTATAAGACTATTTTAGACAACATCAATTTATCAATTGTCAGTGGCAAAATTATCGGACTCCTGGGAGAAAACGGAGCTGGTAAAACCACTTTAATGAGACTGATTGCAGGAGTTAATTCCATCAAAGAAGGCGTTATAACGGTATGCGGTAAAACTAAGAAAGCCGATATCAAGAAAAATGTCAGTTTGAGTGATGAATTAGGTGGCTTCGGTCGCAATACCAAAGTCAGTGAAATAGTTAGCTTTTATCAGAACGTTTATCCTGATTTTTCAATGGAAAAGTATCAAGAAATTGCTCAGTATTTGGAGCTGGATGAGTCAAAACGATTGTCGAGTCTTTCAACCGGAACACTTGGCAAGTTAGTGATTGCTTTAGCTTTAGCACGAGATACGAAATTGTACTTGTTGGATGAACCGATGAGTGGCATCGACAGTATGTCCCGTAAGAAAATCGTCAGCAGTATTATTCGTTGGAAATCGGATGATTCTACAATCATTATCAGTGATCATTACGTGACAGAAATAGCTAGTTTGTTGGATGACATCGTAATTATTAAGGACAAGACGGTTTATGAAATGCGTTCAGTCGAATCGATTCAAGAGAAGTATCATTTGGGTGTCGAAGAGTATTACGAAAAAGTCTACGAAGGGGGTCTACCTAATGAATGATTTCGCTAGTTTGAGTAAAAGCTTGATTCGTGAAAAGTGGCGATTGATGAATTGGATCGTCGGAATCGATATTTTAGCTTTAATTGTTTTGTTTATTATGCAACTAATCTCTAGTGGCTCTAATACTACGCTTGATTTCTTCTTTCAAACTTTTGTTGTTAGTGTGACAATCGTCAATTTTGTCAGTTTCATTATGCTGTCGCGCAAAAATGAACACGTATTTACAAGTAATAACTATCGCTTGATACCAGTTACCGATACGACTTTATACATCAGTAATTTATTTACTACTTTTGTAGCGTTTGTCTATTTACAAATTTTGGAAGCAATTATTGCAGCTATTTTATATGCAATCGGCAATTTTGGAAATATCGGGTCTGGTGATTTTTCAGGCTCGACTTCAGGAATGGGACTATTGTTTGGAGCAGTAGTTTTTATGATTTTAGTGACTTTAGTAACGTGGAGCGGAATTACTTTAATCCATTTTCTAATTAGTTGGATCAAGGGTTTTCTACCATTTAAATCACAAAAATTCGTAACTTTTATTCTCTATCTAATAGTGATCTGGGCTGCATCGGTGGTTTTTGATGTTGCAACAGGTTACGTTTATCGATTGATTTATACAACAGGATACATGGGAGCACAGACGCTTTCACAATTTAGTAATGCTATTTGGATAACTTCAGGAATTATGTTCATTTGGCTAGTAATCTTTAGTTTTATCAATATTTATTTAATGAAACGTTGGGTAGAAACAATCCGTTAATAACAACAGATATCGTTTAATTCCGCTTAGTGATAAAAAGCTATTATTCAGTGATTTTCTAACATCTTTGATTGCTTATATCCTTTATCGTTATAGCGATTGTGCTTATCGACTTATATTTGTTAGAAAATTTATCAGAGACAACTCGTTCATGATGAAAAATTGCTGGTTCAGGATAAACTTGGCATGAAAAAATAATTTTCAATTAAACTAAAAGTAAAGACGGAGTAAAGAAGGGATTGTGTGAGCTTCAATCGAGATTTTTACAAAGTAAAATATTTTTGGATCGGCATTTTAGGATTATCTTTTCTGCTGAAATTTCCTTGGGAAGATGTCTGTAGTATAAAAGGTATCGCATTCTTAATTATTGTCGTAACTGGACT comes from Companilactobacillus pabuli and encodes:
- a CDS encoding ABC transporter ATP-binding protein, which encodes MSKVLEIKDLRYKKNHKIILDKVNLSLDNGKIVGLLGANGAGKTTLMRLIVGLNSRTSGQITVAGIDSKEAIKSCVSTTYSLKSAFKDIFAGSWFERNRIKDIVKFYQTVYPDFSMEKYQEMADFLAINNRKNLKNLSTGETEKLTIALTLARQVPLYLLDEPLNGIDIITRKKIIKSIIQWKNDDATMIISSHYVKEIAALLDDVIIIKNQTVYEVDSVEEIQAKYHLGIEAYYEEVYEGGTDDE
- a CDS encoding ABC transporter ATP-binding protein; the protein is MAELLKINNLTYKKNYKTILDNINLSIVSGKIIGLLGENGAGKTTLMRLIAGVNSIKEGVITVCGKTKKADIKKNVSLSDELGGFGRNTKVSEIVSFYQNVYPDFSMEKYQEIAQYLELDESKRLSSLSTGTLGKLVIALALARDTKLYLLDEPMSGIDSMSRKKIVSSIIRWKSDDSTIIISDHYVTEIASLLDDIVIIKDKTVYEMRSVESIQEKYHLGVEEYYEKVYEGGLPNE